A genomic stretch from Lathyrus oleraceus cultivar Zhongwan6 chromosome 2, CAAS_Psat_ZW6_1.0, whole genome shotgun sequence includes:
- the LOC127119858 gene encoding acyl-CoA-binding protein, protein MGLQEDFEEHAAKVKTLTESPSNENLLILYGLYKQATLGPVTTARPGIFSQKDRAKWDAWKAVEGKSKDEAMSDYITKVKQLLEEAGLSA, encoded by the exons ATGGGTTTGCAG GAGGATTTTGAGGAGCATGCTGCGAAAGTTAAGACTCTAACAGAGAGTCCATCAAATGAAAACTTGCTTATCCTTTATGGATTGTACAAGCAAGCCACTCTTGGACCTGTTACCACCG CTCGTCCTGGGATTTTCAGCCAGAAAGACAGAGCTAAATGGGATGCATGGAAGGCTGTTGAAG GAAAATCCAAGGATGAAGCAATGAGTGATTACATCACTAAGGTGAAACAGCTGCTCGAAGAAGCTGGTCTTTCTGCTTAA